The genomic window CATCTCTGGGCGCCGGGCGGCGACCGCGGCGTGTTCCGCACCCGCGACGGCGGTGAGACCTGGGAGAACGTGCTCCACCTCGACGGGGCCACGAGCTGCTCCGATCTCGCCATGACGCCGGACGGCGGCACGCTCTACGCCGGCATGTGGCAGGTGCGCCGCTACCCCGACTTCTTCGAGTCCGGGGGCGAGAGTTCCGGCCTCTACCGCAGCACGGACGGCGGTGACACCTGGTCGCCCCTCACGGCCGGTCTGCCTGAGGGCGAGAAGGGCCGCATCGCCGTGACCGTCGCCGCCTCCGAGCCGACGCGCGTCTACGCGACGATCGAGAGCGAACACACAGCGCTCTTCCGTTCCGACGACGGTGGCGACACCTGGGAGGAGAAGGACGACTCCGCCAATGTGCAGATGCGCCCCTTCTACTTCGGCGAGCTGGTGGTCGATCCCAGCGACCCCGAGCGTGTCTACAAGCCCGCCTTCACCCTCACGGTGAGCAGCGACGGCGGTGACACCTTCTCAGGCATGTTCGGCGCCGGCTTTAGCGTCGCCATCCACCCGGACCATCACGCCCTGTGGGTCAACCCGAAAAACCCGCGCCAGCTGTTCCTCGGTACGGACGGCGGCGTTTACACCTCGCAGGATCGCGGCTTCCACTGGCGCCACATAGCGAATCTTCCCGTTAGCCAGTTCTACCATGTCGCCGTGGACGCTCGCTGGCCCTACAACGTCTACGGCGGTCTGCAGGACAACGGCTCCTGGATGGCCCCCTCCCAGGCGCCGGGCGGCATTCAGAACAAGGACTGGCAGAACATCGGTTTCGGCGACGGCTTCTGGTCCTTCCCCGACCCGAATGACGACCGCGTGCTCTACAGCGAGTACCAGGGCGGTCAGCTCAAGCGCATCGACCGTGAGACCCTCGAGATCAAGCGTATCCAACCCGCGCCGGGTCCCGACCAGCAGAAACTGCGCTTCAACTGGAACACGCCCCTTCACATGAGCGCGAACAGCCCGGGCACCATCTACTACGGCGCCCAGTACCTGTTCCGCAGCAAGGACCGTGGCGAGTCCTGGGAGGCGATCTCGCCGGACCTCACCACCAACGATCCCAAGGGCCAACGGCAGGCCGAGTCCGGCGGTCTCACGATCGACAACTCCACCGCCGAGAACTTCACCACGATCTACACGATCAGCGAATCGCCCCTCAACGGCGAGACCCTCTGGGTGGGTACGGATGACGGCAACGTACAGCTCACGCGCGACGGCGGCGCCAGCTGGGCGAACGTGGTGACCAACATCAGTGGCGTGCCCAAGGGCACGTGGGTGTCGCGTGTCGAGGCCAGTCCGCACGATGAGGCGACCGCCTTCGTCACCTTCGACGGCCACCGTCGCGGCGACATGCAGACCTACGTCTTGCGCACCACGGACCACGGCAAGACTTGGACGTCGCTCGCCACCGACGACATCGAGGGCTACGCCTGGGTGATCAAGCAGGACCCGGTCAACGCGGACTTGCTCTACCTCGGCACCGAACGCGGTCTCTACGTGAGTCTGGATCAGGGCCAGAACTGGGCCCGCTTCTCCGAGAACTTGCCTAAGGTGGCCGTGCACGACCTCGTGGTGCACCCGACCGAACACGACCTCGTGATCGCCACCCACGGCCGCGGCGTGTACATCATCGATGACGTGACGCCCCTGCGGTCGCTCACCCAGGAGATCATCGATTCGAACGTCGCCATGCTGCCCACGCGCCCGGCGCCGATGGTGTTGAACACGCAGCTGCAGAGCTTCGGTGCGAGCGACTCCTTCGTCGCCGCCAATCCACCGCAGTCGGCGACCATCGTCTACTACCTCAAGAAGCGGCACCTCTTCGGCGACCTCAAGGTGGAGGTGTTCCACGAGGACGGCCGACTCATCGCCACCCTGCCGGGCGGCAAGCGCCGTGGCTTGAACCGCGTCGAGTGGCCCATGCGCTTCAAGGCGCCGAAGTTCCCGCCGGCGACCAGCCTCGTGCCTGGTTTCTTGGGGCCGCGTGTGCCTGAGGGCGAGTACCGGGTGGTGCTGACCAAGGGCAAGGAGACCCTCGAGTCGACGGTGCAGCTGGTGCCCGATCCGAGGACGCCGCACTCCGAGCCCGACCGAACCGCCCAGCAAGCCCTGGCCCTCGAGCTCTACGACATGATCAACGATCTCACCTTCCTCTCGGATAACCTGATCGAGGTGCACGCGCAGGCCGGCGCGCGAGGCGAGGGTGCCGAGGGCGAGCTCGCCGTGGCGCTCGATACCTTCGCCACGGCGCTGGAGGACTTGCGTACTTCCCTGTCCTCGAGCAAGGGCGGCATGATCACCGGCGAGGAGCAGTTGCGCGAACGTCTCGGCACGCTCTACGGCAACGTCACCGGTTACGACGGTAAGCCCAGCACCACCCAGTTTGCTCGCCGCGACACGCTGAAGGGTGAGCTGAGCGATGCCCTGGCTTCGGGCGAAGCGCTGCTCGGCGAGGAGCTCGCGAAGATCAACGGCCTGCTCGCCGCAGCTGAGTTGGAGCCGTTGACGCCCATCGACCGGGCCAGTTGGAATGAGGAGGAGGGCGTGACGAGCTTCTCGTCAGCGGCCGGTACGCACTTCTGGCAAGTGCAGCTGCCGGCTGCTATTGCAGGGTTTAGCTTGCACTAGGTGCTGGCGGCGAGTGTGGGTGAGTAGGAGGCTATCGAAATAGGGCATTCTGCACAGATTCGTGCCGATCATCCCGAACCTGGGTAGGTAAGCTTCTGTTCATCCATGGGCGTTGTCATGAGGTCGTGGTGGTGACGCCCCGAAAGGCGGCGGGCGAGGGCTCCGGGCGCGGAAGCGCGTGGAGCGCCGCCCGCGCAGCGTCTTCGTCGTCCACTCCTCACTCGTCGAGTCGCTCCGCATCAAGGATCTGCCAGACACATATCCTCATGTTCTGCGATCGCTGAAGGAGGAGATTCAGTAGGCACGAACTCGTGCTCGTTTGGCTGTCAACAGTGAGCTGATCCAGCTGTACTGGCGGATCGGGAAAACCGTTCTCGAAGAGCAGCAGGCCCGAGGGTGGGGTGCGAAGGTCATCCGGCAGCGGAGCGACGATCTGCGGGAGGCCTTCCCAGAGATGACTGGCTTGTCCCGCGCAAACATCCATTACATGCGCCAGTTCGCCGAGACCTACCCGGAGGGCCCAATTTTGTCCAACAGCCTGTTGGACAAATTCCCTGGAGCCGCAACATCACCCTGATGAGCAAGGTTGCAGACCCTATCGCCCGCCGGTGGTACGCCGGGGAGACGATTCGCCAGGGCTGGGCAGGGTAAGTGCTGCCAAGTAGCCGCCAGTAGCCGGCCTCGTGCCATGTAACCGGTTGCTGCGGTCGACGCCTGACCCGTGCACCATTTGGGCTGCCCCCGGAGTGGCACTCGCCTCAAGTGGGGCTCAGGCGTTAGGCTGCTGCAGCAACCGATGGCCTAGTGGTCCAGTTATAGGACATCAAGATGACCAGGACGCCATCCTACCCGACCACTTGTTGCGATCAACGTTGACAAACATCCGTGAGGCCACTCGGCCCAGGGGGCATCGCACGGTCGCCGAGAAGCACTAGAGCATCGCCAATCGTTACAACGCCATCGCCGTCCAGATCGGCGTTCTGATCGTTGGACCCGAACGCTTCTCGCATGATGAACCAGTCCTGCCGGTTCACGAGACAGCTATCGTCTAGATCCGCATCACACACGTTGCCGTAGCCATCAGCGTTCGAATCCCTCTGGTCAGCGTTTGCTCTCTGGATGCAGTTGTCTACACTGTCTGCGACCCCATCATTATCTGTATCGAGGTCTTCGTCCCTCCCAAAGAGAAGGAACACCTTACCTTGCGCAAACAGCCCATCGGGCTGAGCGTTGCTTGCTCCTACTGCAAGATCGTCGATTCCATCGGCGTTGA from Pseudomonadota bacterium includes these protein-coding regions:
- a CDS encoding glycosyl hydrolase, which gives rise to HLWAPGGDRGVFRTRDGGETWENVLHLDGATSCSDLAMTPDGGTLYAGMWQVRRYPDFFESGGESSGLYRSTDGGDTWSPLTAGLPEGEKGRIAVTVAASEPTRVYATIESEHTALFRSDDGGDTWEEKDDSANVQMRPFYFGELVVDPSDPERVYKPAFTLTVSSDGGDTFSGMFGAGFSVAIHPDHHALWVNPKNPRQLFLGTDGGVYTSQDRGFHWRHIANLPVSQFYHVAVDARWPYNVYGGLQDNGSWMAPSQAPGGIQNKDWQNIGFGDGFWSFPDPNDDRVLYSEYQGGQLKRIDRETLEIKRIQPAPGPDQQKLRFNWNTPLHMSANSPGTIYYGAQYLFRSKDRGESWEAISPDLTTNDPKGQRQAESGGLTIDNSTAENFTTIYTISESPLNGETLWVGTDDGNVQLTRDGGASWANVVTNISGVPKGTWVSRVEASPHDEATAFVTFDGHRRGDMQTYVLRTTDHGKTWTSLATDDIEGYAWVIKQDPVNADLLYLGTERGLYVSLDQGQNWARFSENLPKVAVHDLVVHPTEHDLVIATHGRGVYIIDDVTPLRSLTQEIIDSNVAMLPTRPAPMVLNTQLQSFGASDSFVAANPPQSATIVYYLKKRHLFGDLKVEVFHEDGRLIATLPGGKRRGLNRVEWPMRFKAPKFPPATSLVPGFLGPRVPEGEYRVVLTKGKETLESTVQLVPDPRTPHSEPDRTAQQALALELYDMINDLTFLSDNLIEVHAQAGARGEGAEGELAVALDTFATALEDLRTSLSSSKGGMITGEEQLRERLGTLYGNVTGYDGKPSTTQFARRDTLKGELSDALASGEALLGEELAKINGLLAAAELEPLTPIDRASWNEEEGVTSFSSAAGTHFWQVQLPAAIAGFSLH